Below is a genomic region from Microbacterium sp. LWO12-1.2.
GACAGCATCCGCCGGCGGCCCCCACCGCTATGCGAAGGTCGTCTCATCGGCGGAGCAGGTCGCCGACATCATCGACGACCACCTGGGGCGGCCGCCGCGCCAACCGGTCAGAAGCATCTCCGCGAGCACGAGCGAGGTCGACGCATGGTCCTGAAGATCGGAGTGGCCGGCGCGGGATCACGCGCGGAACTCGCCACCTACATCCCGCGGTTCGGCGCCGAGATCGTCGCCGTCGCCGACCCCGAGCCGCGGGGAACGGAGCGGGCCCGAGAACTGTTCGGGGCGTCGGTCACGGTCGTCCCCGACCATCGCGCGCTCGCCGCGTTCAATCTCGACGCGGTGTTCGTGCTCACCCCCGACCACACCCACGCCGAGGTCGCCGTCGACCTGCTCGAGGCCGGAATCCCCGTGTATCTCGAGAAGCCGATCGCGACGCGTCTCGACGATGCGGACCGGATCCTCGCCGCCGCGCATCGCACCCGCACGCGTCTCGCGATCGGCCACAACATGCGGCACATGCCGATGGTCCGCCTGCTGAAGGAACTGATCGACCAGGGCGCCATCGGCGAGGTCAAGACGATCTGGTGCCGGCACTTCATCGGCCACGGCGGGGACTTCTACTTCAAGGACTGGCACGCCGAGCGCGAGAAGACCACCGGCCTGCTGCTGCAGAAGGGCGCCCATGACATCGACGTCATCCACTGGCTCGGCGGTGCTCCCAGCACAGACGTCGTCGCGATGGGCGACCTCATGGTCTACGGCGCGATCGAGGACCGACGTGACAACTCCGATCGGATGATGGGCAGGCTCGCCAGTCTCGACAACTGGCCCCCGCTCGCGCAGACGGAGCTGAATCCGGTCATCGACATCGAGGACGTCTCGCTCATGACGATGCGGCTCGGCAACGGTGTGCTGGCCAGCTACCAGCAGTGCGCGTTCGCGCCCGACTACTGGCGCAACTACACCGTGATCGGTACCGAAGGACGCCTGGAGAACTTCGGCGACTCCGACGGAGGCATCGTGCGCCTGTGGAACCGCCGGTCGGAGTACAACGGTCAAGGCGACGCGGACTACGAGATCCCCCTGGGTGAAGGCACGCACGGCGGAGCCGACGTCGCGATCGTCGAGGAGTTCCTCGGCTTCCTCCGCGGCGAGACGGGCCTGGCGACCTCACCCGTCGCGGCGCGGGACAGCGTCGCGGCCGGGATCGCGGCGACCACGTCGATCCGCAGCGCAGCGGAGCCGCAGCGGGTGGTCGCGCTCGATCCCGCGATCCGGGCGTACTTCGACGGCGGACAGCTCGACGCGGCGGTGCGCACGGGTCGCGGATGAAGCCCGGAATCGAGCGGCCTCAGGAGTAGTCTGACCGCATCGATTCGAGGAGGAATCATGGTTCCCGAGATCAACTACTGGGCCGTTCTGCTGGCCACCGCGTCGAGCATGATCGTCGGCTCGATCTGGTACACGCCGAAGGTGTTCGGGACGCGGTGGTCGAAGCTCGCGAACGTCGACATGGATCGCCCCGCATCGAGCGCCACGATGGCTATCATCACCACCGTGATCGTGAGCTTCATCACGGCATGGGTGCTCGCCGGAGCATCCGCCATCGCCTGGCATTTCTACGGCGGATCGTTCTTCTGGGGCGCGATCGTCACCGCGGTCACGCTGTGGGCGGGGTTCACCGCCGCGCGCTTCATCACTCACGACGCGTTCGAGGGGCGGCCGACGCGGCTCACGACCCTCAACATCGCGCACGAGCTCGTCACCGTCGTCGTCATGGGGGTGCTGATCGGCGTGTGGCCGCCGGCGCTCGGGTAGCCCACGGCGGCAACGATGTGAAACAGGCGCCTCTGCGACTTCCCTGAACGAGTCAGACATGTAAGGATCGCCTCGTGACCGTACTGGCCGCCGGCGCACGATCCACGCTCGCCGTTCCGCACGAGGGGGCTTCATGCATGGGTCATCGCATCGCTCAACGCCCTGGGCGGTCTCAGCCGCGATCGTGGCCGTGGTTCTGATCATGGGAGTCGCGCCCGTCGCCTCCGCGGATCCCGGAGGGGCGGAGGGCTCGCCCCCGGCGGGCGCGCCCGATCCTGCAGCCTCCGTCGCGCTGGCCTATGAGTTCCTGGACGCCCGCGTCGATGAGTTCTGCGACGGCGCCGGCCACTGCCTCCCGCGCAGCTATCAGGGAGGGTTCTTCACCAGCCCGACCTGGGACTTCACGCCGTCGTTCGTCTACGACGATGCGCTGGTGATCATCGCCTACACGGCGAGGGGGCTGCCGGAGGACATCCGTCGCGCGCGCACGATCGGCGACACGCTCCTGTTCGTGCAGGCCGGCGACCCGATCGGCGACGGACGCACCAGGGCGTCCTACGAGCCCCACGGCATCCGGCAGGGGCGGGTGGAGATCACCGGACCCGGTACCTTCACCGGAAACCAGGCCTGGGCCGGGATGGGGCTCGCCCGGCTCTTCGCCGCGACCGGTGAGCAGAAGTACCTCGACGGCGCGCTGCGGATCGCGCAGTGGATCCAGTCGAACACCGCAGACATGGTGCGGGCGCCCTACGGATACACCGGCGGACAGCTCGAGGACGGCACCTCCCTCGTGTGGAAGTCCACGGAGCACAACACCGACATCGCCGGCTTCTTCGCACAGCTGGCCACGCTCACCGGAGACACCGTGTGGGCGGACCGTGCGGCTGTCGCAGCGAACTTCGTGACGGCGATGCAGGCCGCAGACGGGCACGTCGACACCGGCACGCTCCTCGACGGATCCACCGTCAACACCTACCCCGTGCCCCTCGACGCACAGACGTGGAGCTACCTCGGCACCGGTGACGCACGCTACGGAGTCGCCCTCGACTGGACCCTCGCGAACCTCATCGCGACGGATGGCCCGTACAGCGGCCCCTCGATCAGCGGCACCGACGTGTCGAAGGTCTGGTTCGAGGGAAGCGGCCACCTGGCGTTGTCGCTGAAGCTGCGCGGCGGTCCGGGCGACGCGGCCAGTGCGGAGTCGCTGTTGGCCGGCATCCGCCTGGCGCAGCGTGACGCCCCGAACGGCGACGGCAGGGGGATCGTCGCGACGTCGACGGACGGTCTGGATTCCGGGTTCGGTGATCTCTACTACGCCAGCCTGCACACGGGCACGACCGCGTGGTATCTGCTCGCGGCAGCCGGAGACAACCCCTTCCGCCTGCCGGCGAACTGACCGTCAGTCTGCGCCGAGGAGGTTACGCGGCGACGCGGGCGACCGCGGCGATCGCGCTCGCGAAGAAGCCGATGCCGTCGACACCGGAACGCATCGCGACCGCAGTGTCGGGACCGAAGCCGGGCTCGACCGCGTGCTCGGGGTGCGGCATGAGACCCACGACGTTGCCGGCCTCGTTCGTGAGTCCCGCGATGTCGCGCAGCGAGCCGTTCGGGTTCACTCCGGCGTAGCGGAAGGCCACGAGGCCCTCGCCTTCGAGGCGGTCGAGCGTCTCGTCGTCGGCGATGTAGCCGCCGTCGCCGTTCTTCAGCGGGATCACGATCTCCTGGCCGGTGCGGAACGTGTTCGTCCACGCGGTATCGGAGTTCGCGACCGTGAGCTTCTGGTCGCGACGCACGAAGTGCTGGTGGTCGTTGCGGATCAGGCCGCCGGGCAGCAGGTGCGCCTCGACGAGCATCTGGAAGCCGTTGCAGATACCGAGCACGGGCATGCCCTTCGCCGCGGCATCCTTGACCTCGCTCATGATCGGCGACAGCGCCGCGATCGCACCGGCGCGCAGGTAGTCGCCGTAGCTGAAGCCGCCGGGCAGCACGAGCGCGTCGACGCCTTCGAGGTCATGCGAGCCGTGCCACAGCGCGACCGGCTCGGCGCCGGCGATGCGCACCGCGCGCTGGGCGTCACGGTCGTCGAGCGAACCGGGGAACGTGACGACGCCGATGCGTGCGGTCATTCGACGACCTCGATGCCGACGACATCCTCGATCACGGAGTTGGAGAGCACCTCGTCGGCGACGCGCTTCGCCTCGGCGAGCAGCTCGTCGGTGACCTCGCCCTCGACGGTGAGCTCGAAGCGCTTGCCGATGCGGACATCGGTGAAGCCCTCGACGCCGAGACGTGTGAACGCTCCGGAGACGGCCTTCCCCTGCGGGTCGAGCAGTTCGGGCTTGGGCATGACGTCGACGACGATGGTGGGCATCTTGATCCTCTTGGCGGCCGAAGGCCGCACCTCTCGGTCATTGAGCGACGAGCGCAGCGAGGAGTCGAAACGCCGGAAGTCGCGGGAAGGCTGGCGCCCTCAGTCTACCGGCCCGCGCCGCGCCCCTCTGCCGTGCGATGAGGCCCGTTGTGACGCCGAGTGCACGGGGTGTTGCCCAGTGCAAGGGCTGTCGACGCGTGGATGCCGTGCACTCGACGCGATCCCGTCCACTCGGCGAGAGCCGGCGGGCGCGCGGGGCGGTTACTCCGCGTGGAAGACCGTGTGCAGGTCGCCGATCAGGTCGCGCCCACCGAGGCCGTCGATCTCGAACAGCACCGAGATGCCGATGACGTGGCTGCCGAGTTCCTCGACGAGCTGGCGGCCGGCGGCGAGCGTGCCACCGGTGGCGAGCACGTCGTCGATCAGCAGCACGCGGGATCCGGCGGGCAGATCGTCGTGCATCTCGATCGTGGCGTTGCCGTACTCGAGCGCGTAGTCGACGGATGCCGCGGGGCGGGGGAGCTTGCCCGCCTTGCGGATCGGGATGAGTCCTACTCCTGCGGCGATGGCCGCGGCGCCGGCCAGGATGAAGCCGCGTGCCTCGATGCCGGCGACGACGTCGAACTGCCCGGCGAAGGGCTCCAGGATCGCCTCGGTCGTGGCCTTCAGCGCCTCGGCGTCCGCGAGCAGAGGCGTGATGTCGCGGAACATGATGCCGGGCTCCGGGTAGTCCGGGATGCTCCGGATCAGGGAGGCGGCGCGGATGAGGGCAGGGGAGAGTTCGGCTTCGGGCACCGGGCAAGGTTACCCGCGTTCATAACTCCGGAGAAATGACGCCGTTCGGGTCGGAACTGGCCCGATCCGGGCGGATCGCCCCGGTTTTTTGAGGAGTTGTGAACGCGAGACCCCGGTGCCGGCCCCCGATCCGCCCGGATGATCGTTCCGAGAACCGAGCGTCAGGTACACGCTTGACATTCGTGGGAGCGCTCCCATAGAGTGACTGCTCAGTTCGTGGGAGCGCTCCCACGGATCCCCGAAAGCACCATCACCGCACGAAAACCCGCACAAAGGAGTGACTTGTGAACACACGTGCCCGCCGCCGGATCCTGACGATTGCCGCCGCGGCATCCGTCTCCGCCCTCGCCCTCGCCGGCTGCTCTGCCAACACCGGCGACACCGACGGAGCCAATGCCGATGAAGACGTCACGCTGACCGTGACCACCTTCGGCACCTTCGGCTACGAAGACCTGTACAAGGAGTACGAGAAGCTCCACCCGAACGTGAAGATCGAGGCGACCAACATCGACACCGGCGGCAACGCCCGCACCGATGCCTTCACCAAGATCGCCGCTGGCTCCGGCCTCAGCGACGTCGTCGCGATCGAGGAAGGCTGGCTCGGCGCGATCATGGACGTGTCCGACACCTTCGTCGATCTGCGCGACTACGGCATCGAGGACCGCAAGGATGACTGGGTCGACTGGAAGTACGGCCAGGCCACGGATGCCGAAGGCCGCGTGATCGGCTACGGCACCGACATCGGTCCCTCGGGCATCTGCTACAACGGTGCCGCCTTCGAAGCTGCCGGCCTGCCGAGCGACCGCGAGTCCGTGGCCGAGCTGCTGAACGGCGACTGGGAGAACTACTTCTCCGTCGGCGCCGACTACACCGCCAAGACCGGCAAGGCCTGGTACGACCACTCCGGCTTCGTCTGGAACGCCATGGTCAACCAGCTCGACGAGGGCTACTACACCGCCGACGGCGAGCTGAACGTCGAGGGTAATGACGAGCTCAAGGAGCGCTTCGAGCAGCTGGGCGCCGCGACAGAGGGCGGCCAGTCCGCTGCCCAGACCGCGTGGGACTGGAACGGCGGCAAGTCGTTCGTCGACGGCACCTTCGCCACCTTCGTGTGCCCCGGCTGGATGCTCGGTGTCGTGCAGGGTCAGGTCGAGGCCGGCGGCGGCGACGCTTCCACCGGCTGGGACTTCGCCGATGTCTTCCCCGGAGGAGCCGCGAACTGGGGCGGCGCCTTCCTGTCGATCCCGGAGTCGTCCGAGCACAAGGAAGCGGCTGCCGAGCTCGCCGACTGGCTGACGCAGCCCGAGCAGCAGGTCAAGCAGTCCGCAGCTGCGGGCAACTTCCCGTCCACGGTCAAGGCCCAGGAGACGCTGGCCGCCGACGCGACGCCGAACGCGTTCTTCAACGATGCCCCCACCGGCGCAATCCTCGCCGAGCGCGCCAAGGGCGTCGTGGCGCAGTTCAAGGGTGCGGATGACTCGGTCATCCAGGAGAACGTCTTCGGCCCAGCTCTGAGCAGCCTCGACCGCGGCGAGACCGACACCCAGGGAGCCTGGGATCAGGCCGTTCAGCTGCTGAACGACCTCGTCGGCTGACACCCCCTCACTTCGACAGGCTCAGTGACCCATCCCGGGGCTCAGCCGCCTCGGCCACCGGGTTGCTGAGCCTGTCGAAGCACACTGCACGGCCCCCTTCGACAAGCTCAGGGACCCAGGTTCGGACAAGCTCAGGGCCCCAGGTTCCGACTAGCTCAGGGACCCAGCACTCGCGTCAAGCAAGGAACGCACATGACTCTCACCGCGGAACGCCGCGCGACGGCATCCGAACCCGCCCCGGATGCGTCCGCGAAGCGCCCCTGGCGTCACCGGCTCTCCCGGTTCGACCAGAACGCCTCCCCGTACTTCTACATCTCGCCGTTCTTCCTGCTCTTCGGTCTGGTGGGCCTGTTCCCGCTGCTGTACACGGTGTACGTCGCCGTGCACGAATGGGATCTACTGAAGGGCGAAGGCGACTTCGTGGGGGTCGGCAACTTCGTCGAGATCCTCGGCGACGCGATGTTCTGGAACTCGATCGGCAACACGCTGAGCATCTTCCTGCTCTCCGCGATTCCGCAGCTGGTCGTCGCCCTCGTGATCGCCTACCTGCTCGACCGGGGTCTGCGGGCGCCGACGTTCTGGCGCATGAGCGTGCTCATCCCGTTCGTGGTCACCCCTGTCGCGGTGGCCATCATCTTCTCGAGCATCTTCAACGAAGCGGACGGTCTGGCCAACAACCTCCTGAACCTCATCGGCATCGCCGATCAGGAGTGGAAGCACAACACCGCCCTGTCGCACATCGCGATCGCGGTCATGGTGAACTTCCGCTGGACGGGATACAACGCCCTCATCCTGCTCGCCGCGATGCAGGCGGTGCCGCGCGACCTCTACGAATCCGCCGCACTCGACGGTGCGGGTGCCGCGCGCCGCTTCTTCTCGATCACGATCCCCACCATCCGTCCCACCCTGATCTTCGTGATCATCACGGCGACGATCGGCGGTCTGCAGATCTTCGCCGAGCCTCGCCTGTTCGACGTCTCGACCGCGGGCGGCATCGGCGGCAGCGACCGGCAGTTCCAGACCACGGTGCTGTTCCTGTGGGAGCTGGCGTTCTTCCGCCGCAACCTCGGTGAGGCATCGGCGGTCGCCATCCTGCTGTTCCTGCTGATCGTCGGCATCGGAGTGATCAACTTCCTGATCTCGCGCCGCATCTCCACCGGCGACGCCCCCAAGAATCGCGCAGCACGCCGTCGAGCGCGCACCACCACCGAGAAGGACGCACGATGACCGCCACGCAGGCACTGAGCGTGCCCGAGAAGATCCGCCGCCGTCGGAGCGTGTCCGTCGGCACGGCCGGCATCGGCAGCCGCCCCGGCTTCCTCACCTACGGTCTGCTCGCGGCCTTCATCATCGGCAGCGTCTACCCGCTGTGGTGGTCGGTCGTGGTGGCCAGCGGCACGAACGCGACGCGCGGCGAGACTCTGCCGCTGATCCCCGGTGGCAACTTCTTCGCGAACGCCGCGAAGGTGTTCGACGCGATCCCGTTCTGGCTGGCGCTGGGCAACTCGTTCCTCATCTCGTCGATCATCACGATCTCGGTCGTCACATTCTCGACGCTCGCGGGTTACGCCTTCGCGAAGCTGAAGTTCAAGGGCCGCGAGGGGCTCATGGTGTTCGTCATCGCGACGATGGCGATCCCCACGCAGCTGGGCATCATCCCGCTGTTCATGGTGATGCGCGAGCTCGGCTGGACCGGATCGATCGGTGCGGTGATCGTGCCGACGCTCGTCACGGCGTTCGGTGTGTTCTTCATGCGCCAGTACCTCGTCGACGTCATCCCCGACGAGCTGATCGAGGCGGCGAGGATGGACGGCGCGAACCAGTTCCGCACCTTCCTCACCGTCGGCATCCCGGCCGCACGGCCTGCCATGGCGATCCTCGGACTCTTCACCTTCATGACCGCGTGGACGGACTACCTCTGGCCGCTCATCGTGCTGTCCCCGCAGAACCCGACGCTGCAGACCGCGCTCAGCCAGCTGCAGTCCGGCTACTACATCGACTACTCGATCGTGCTCGCCGGTGCGGTGCTCGCGACCCTTCCGCTTCTCGTGCTCTTCGTGGTCGCGGGCCGGCAGCTGGTCAGTGGCATCATGGCGGGCGCGGTGAAAGGATGACCTTCATGACCCGCCCCTTCCCCGAGAACTTCCTCTTCGGTGCTGCGACCGCCGCCTACCAGATCGAGGGTGCAGCCTTCGAGGACGGTCGCACCGCGTCGATCTGGGATGCGTTCTCGCGTGTGCCCGGCGCCGTGATCGGGGGAGACAACGGCGATGTGGCGTGCGACCACTATCACCGGTACGCGGATGACGTCGCGCTGATGACCCGGCTCGGACTGCAGACGTACCGCTTCTCGACGTCGTGGTCGCGCGTGCGTCCGGACGGCGGCGCGGTCAACCCCGCGGGCGTCGACTTCTACGAGCGCCTGGTCGACTCGCTGCTCGACGCCGACATCCTGCCCTGGCTCACGCTGTACCACTGGGACATGCCGCAGGCGCTGCAGGAGAAGGGCGGATGGACGAACCGCGACACCGTCGACCGCTTCCTCGAGTACGCGGGCACCATGCATGACGCGCTCGGCGACCGGGTGAACGTGTGGACGACGCTGAACGAGCCGTGGTGCTCCTCCTTCCTCTCGTACACGGGCGGCGAGCACGCACCGGGGCACACCAGCGTCGCCGAGGGGCTGCTCGCCTCGCACCACCTGCTGCTCGCCCACGGTGAGACGGTGCGCGAGCTGCGTCGTCGTGACTCCTCGCTCGACCTGGGGATCACCCTGAACCACACCGTCGCGGATGCGGTGGACCCGCAGAACGCGGGCGACCTCGACGCCGTGCGCCGCATCGACGGACAGTTCAACCGCTGGTTCCTCGACCCGATCTACCGGGGCGCGTACCCGGCCGACATCGTGGAGGACATCAGGGCGGTCGATGCGGATGCCGTCGCGCGGTTCGAGGCCGCGATCCACGAGGGCGACCTCGAGACGATCTCGCAGCACATCGACACGCAGGGCGTGAACTACTACCACGGCGACTTCCTGTCGGGAACGGCGCCTGCCGAGGCGGCCGTCGAGAGCGTGCCGGACACCGAGCGCAAGGTGCGCAGCCCGTACCCGTCGTACGAGAACATCTACAACGTCGAGCGCGGTCTGCCTCGAACCGCGCAGAACTGGGAGGTGCAGCCCGAGGGGCTGACCCGCCTGCTCCAGCGCGTGTGGACCGAGTACGCCGAGCCCGCGGGAACCGTGCTCTACATGACCGAGAACGGTGCAGCCTACGATGACGTCGCCGTCGTGGAAGACGGCGAGACGCGCGTGCACGACGCCGAACGCACCGAGTTCCTGCGCCTGCACCTCGGCGCGGTGCTGGACGCTGCGGATGCCGGCGTCGATGTGCGCGGCTACTTCTACTGGTCGATGTTCGACAACTACGAGTGGGCCTGGGGCTACGACAAGCGCTTCGGCATCGTGCGGGTCGACTACGACACACAGGAGCGGAGCGTGAAGGACTCGGGCCGGGAGTACGCTCGCATCATCGCCGCACGCAGCCTCTGAGCTGGGGCGGCTCGGGTCCGGGCATCCGGTCCGCTGTCGGATCAGAGGGAGAACTGTGTCGTCACGAGCGACCATCGAAGAGGTGGCTTCTGCCGCCGGGGTGTCCCGGTCGACCGTGTCACGTGTGGTCAACGGCTCGACGGCCGTGAGCCCTGAGGCGCTCGTCGCCGTGCGCACCGCGATCGAGCGGCTCAGCTACGTGCCGAACCGTGCGGCGCGATCGCTCGCATCCAATCAGACGCAGGCGATCGCACTGATCATTCCCGAGGACACCACGCGGGTGTTCGGCGACCCGTTCTTCGCGGCCATCGTCGCCGGCATCACGGGCGTGCTGCGCAACTCCGACTACCTGCTGAACCTGCTCATCGCGAGCGATGACCCGGGCGACAAGATGACGAGCTTCGTGCGCAACGGCGGCGTCGACGGCGCGCTGATCGTGTCGCACCACACGAGTGACGCCTACATCGAGCGGATCGCCGACGCGATCCCTGTGGTCTACGGTGGGCGTCGGCGCGAGGGCGACTACGTCGTCGACGTCGACAACGTCCTCGGTGCCAGGGCGGCGACCAGGCGCCTGATCGACATCGGTCGCACGCGTATCGCGACGATCTCGGGCACGCCCACCATGCTGTCGTCGAGGGACCGCATACAGGGATTCCGCGATGCGCTGGCGGATGCCGGGCTGGCTCCGTTCGCCGAGGAAGCTGGCGACTACAGCGAGGCGAGCGGGGCGGATGCCGCGCGGCGCATCCTTGCCGCAGGGAGACCGGATGCGATCTTCGTCGCGAGCGACCTCATGGCACGCGGCGCGCTGACGGTGCTCCGCGCCGCAGGGGTGCGGGTTCCCGAGGACGTCGCCCTGGTCGGATTCGACGACTCCTCGGTCGCCACCACGACCGATCCGCCGCTCACCACGATGCGCCAGCCGATGTATGCGCAGGGCGAGGCCATGGCGACAGTTCTCCTCTCGCGTCTGGCCGGAGGCGAACCGCCCCACACCACGATCCTGCCTACCGAACTGGTGGTGCGCGCCTCCGCGTGACCGCGTCTCGGCGCGCGCCGAGACCCTGCCCCGCGGGGTGGAACACGGGACCGGCCCTGTCGCCCCTCCGGACAGGAACGGTCCCGTGCGTCTGTGGCCGCGGCACCGCCGGATCTTCGCGGCGGTGGCCGGCGACCGGTCGAACGCCGTCATGCCCCCCGGCACGACGCAGATTCTTAGGCTGAAGAAGCGTTCAGTCATTAATCTATAGGGCAGGTGGCCAAACCGGAAGTCGGTTGGCGCCGGGAGAAAGAGGTGATCGTGGCGCGCTCCGAAGAGCAGAACCGCCTCGCCCGCGAGCGGGCCCGTGAGCTGATCCTGGAATCCGCGATCGAGCTGTTCGCCGAACGGGGTGTCTCCGGTGCCAGCATCGCCGAGATCACGCGGCGGGCCGGCGTCGCTCAGGGCCTCGTGAACTACCACTTCGGCGG
It encodes:
- a CDS encoding Gfo/Idh/MocA family protein → MVLKIGVAGAGSRAELATYIPRFGAEIVAVADPEPRGTERARELFGASVTVVPDHRALAAFNLDAVFVLTPDHTHAEVAVDLLEAGIPVYLEKPIATRLDDADRILAAAHRTRTRLAIGHNMRHMPMVRLLKELIDQGAIGEVKTIWCRHFIGHGGDFYFKDWHAEREKTTGLLLQKGAHDIDVIHWLGGAPSTDVVAMGDLMVYGAIEDRRDNSDRMMGRLASLDNWPPLAQTELNPVIDIEDVSLMTMRLGNGVLASYQQCAFAPDYWRNYTVIGTEGRLENFGDSDGGIVRLWNRRSEYNGQGDADYEIPLGEGTHGGADVAIVEEFLGFLRGETGLATSPVAARDSVAAGIAATTSIRSAAEPQRVVALDPAIRAYFDGGQLDAAVRTGRG
- a CDS encoding DUF1761 domain-containing protein, whose product is MVPEINYWAVLLATASSMIVGSIWYTPKVFGTRWSKLANVDMDRPASSATMAIITTVIVSFITAWVLAGASAIAWHFYGGSFFWGAIVTAVTLWAGFTAARFITHDAFEGRPTRLTTLNIAHELVTVVVMGVLIGVWPPALG
- the purQ gene encoding phosphoribosylformylglycinamidine synthase subunit PurQ — its product is MTARIGVVTFPGSLDDRDAQRAVRIAGAEPVALWHGSHDLEGVDALVLPGGFSYGDYLRAGAIAALSPIMSEVKDAAAKGMPVLGICNGFQMLVEAHLLPGGLIRNDHQHFVRRDQKLTVANSDTAWTNTFRTGQEIVIPLKNGDGGYIADDETLDRLEGEGLVAFRYAGVNPNGSLRDIAGLTNEAGNVVGLMPHPEHAVEPGFGPDTAVAMRSGVDGIGFFASAIAAVARVAA
- the purS gene encoding phosphoribosylformylglycinamidine synthase subunit PurS; translation: MPTIVVDVMPKPELLDPQGKAVSGAFTRLGVEGFTDVRIGKRFELTVEGEVTDELLAEAKRVADEVLSNSVIEDVVGIEVVE
- a CDS encoding adenine phosphoribosyltransferase, yielding MPEAELSPALIRAASLIRSIPDYPEPGIMFRDITPLLADAEALKATTEAILEPFAGQFDVVAGIEARGFILAGAAAIAAGVGLIPIRKAGKLPRPAASVDYALEYGNATIEMHDDLPAGSRVLLIDDVLATGGTLAAGRQLVEELGSHVIGISVLFEIDGLGGRDLIGDLHTVFHAE
- a CDS encoding ABC transporter substrate-binding protein — encoded protein: MNTRARRRILTIAAAASVSALALAGCSANTGDTDGANADEDVTLTVTTFGTFGYEDLYKEYEKLHPNVKIEATNIDTGGNARTDAFTKIAAGSGLSDVVAIEEGWLGAIMDVSDTFVDLRDYGIEDRKDDWVDWKYGQATDAEGRVIGYGTDIGPSGICYNGAAFEAAGLPSDRESVAELLNGDWENYFSVGADYTAKTGKAWYDHSGFVWNAMVNQLDEGYYTADGELNVEGNDELKERFEQLGAATEGGQSAAQTAWDWNGGKSFVDGTFATFVCPGWMLGVVQGQVEAGGGDASTGWDFADVFPGGAANWGGAFLSIPESSEHKEAAAELADWLTQPEQQVKQSAAAGNFPSTVKAQETLAADATPNAFFNDAPTGAILAERAKGVVAQFKGADDSVIQENVFGPALSSLDRGETDTQGAWDQAVQLLNDLVG
- a CDS encoding carbohydrate ABC transporter permease → MTLTAERRATASEPAPDASAKRPWRHRLSRFDQNASPYFYISPFFLLFGLVGLFPLLYTVYVAVHEWDLLKGEGDFVGVGNFVEILGDAMFWNSIGNTLSIFLLSAIPQLVVALVIAYLLDRGLRAPTFWRMSVLIPFVVTPVAVAIIFSSIFNEADGLANNLLNLIGIADQEWKHNTALSHIAIAVMVNFRWTGYNALILLAAMQAVPRDLYESAALDGAGAARRFFSITIPTIRPTLIFVIITATIGGLQIFAEPRLFDVSTAGGIGGSDRQFQTTVLFLWELAFFRRNLGEASAVAILLFLLIVGIGVINFLISRRISTGDAPKNRAARRRARTTTEKDAR
- a CDS encoding carbohydrate ABC transporter permease; its protein translation is MTATQALSVPEKIRRRRSVSVGTAGIGSRPGFLTYGLLAAFIIGSVYPLWWSVVVASGTNATRGETLPLIPGGNFFANAAKVFDAIPFWLALGNSFLISSIITISVVTFSTLAGYAFAKLKFKGREGLMVFVIATMAIPTQLGIIPLFMVMRELGWTGSIGAVIVPTLVTAFGVFFMRQYLVDVIPDELIEAARMDGANQFRTFLTVGIPAARPAMAILGLFTFMTAWTDYLWPLIVLSPQNPTLQTALSQLQSGYYIDYSIVLAGAVLATLPLLVLFVVAGRQLVSGIMAGAVKG
- a CDS encoding GH1 family beta-glucosidase; this translates as MTRPFPENFLFGAATAAYQIEGAAFEDGRTASIWDAFSRVPGAVIGGDNGDVACDHYHRYADDVALMTRLGLQTYRFSTSWSRVRPDGGAVNPAGVDFYERLVDSLLDADILPWLTLYHWDMPQALQEKGGWTNRDTVDRFLEYAGTMHDALGDRVNVWTTLNEPWCSSFLSYTGGEHAPGHTSVAEGLLASHHLLLAHGETVRELRRRDSSLDLGITLNHTVADAVDPQNAGDLDAVRRIDGQFNRWFLDPIYRGAYPADIVEDIRAVDADAVARFEAAIHEGDLETISQHIDTQGVNYYHGDFLSGTAPAEAAVESVPDTERKVRSPYPSYENIYNVERGLPRTAQNWEVQPEGLTRLLQRVWTEYAEPAGTVLYMTENGAAYDDVAVVEDGETRVHDAERTEFLRLHLGAVLDAADAGVDVRGYFYWSMFDNYEWAWGYDKRFGIVRVDYDTQERSVKDSGREYARIIAARSL
- a CDS encoding LacI family DNA-binding transcriptional regulator, whose translation is MSSRATIEEVASAAGVSRSTVSRVVNGSTAVSPEALVAVRTAIERLSYVPNRAARSLASNQTQAIALIIPEDTTRVFGDPFFAAIVAGITGVLRNSDYLLNLLIASDDPGDKMTSFVRNGGVDGALIVSHHTSDAYIERIADAIPVVYGGRRREGDYVVDVDNVLGARAATRRLIDIGRTRIATISGTPTMLSSRDRIQGFRDALADAGLAPFAEEAGDYSEASGADAARRILAAGRPDAIFVASDLMARGALTVLRAAGVRVPEDVALVGFDDSSVATTTDPPLTTMRQPMYAQGEAMATVLLSRLAGGEPPHTTILPTELVVRASA